A genomic stretch from Pseudomonadales bacterium includes:
- a CDS encoding aspartate aminotransferase family protein yields the protein MNSGPSSHIMPTYGRLPVEFVRGEGVMLFDEQGNAYLDAISGIAVCALGHSHPAVTAAITSQAGQLIHTSNLYHIGRQNQLADLLCSVSGMENVFFGNSGAEANEAAIKLARLYANQRGIEQPKVITFHGSFHGRTMATLSATANQKIQQGFAPLLSGFEHIAYNDIDALTAFSNDPNVVAVLVEPVQGEGGVNVPKPDFLSKIREICDHNRWLMMVDEVQTGNGRTGQYFAYQHEAILPDVVTTAKGLGNGVPIGACLTQGXAASLMQAGSHGSTYGGNPLVCAAALATVSTIIDEVLPELPAKAEYFSTQLQQKLADSTIVEEVRNKGFMLGISLNRDCGELVSMALEHGLLINVTAGHVIRLLPPLIMQHSEIDQVCDILCKLIYQLEHGQKVA from the coding sequence ATGAATAGCGGCCCATCATCTCACATTATGCCAACCTACGGGCGTTTGCCGGTAGAGTTTGTGCGCGGTGAAGGCGTGATGCTTTTCGATGAGCAAGGCAATGCCTACCTTGATGCTATCAGCGGTATTGCGGTATGTGCCTTGGGTCATAGCCACCCTGCTGTTACTGCAGCTATAACCTCGCAAGCTGGTCAGCTTATTCATACCTCTAACCTGTATCATATTGGCCGTCAGAACCAGCTTGCTGATTTGCTATGCTCGGTATCCGGCATGGAAAATGTATTCTTTGGTAACTCTGGCGCTGAAGCCAATGAGGCCGCCATTAAATTAGCCAGACTTTATGCCAACCAGCGCGGCATTGAACAGCCGAAAGTCATTACCTTTCACGGCTCTTTTCATGGTAGAACCATGGCTACTCTCTCGGCCACTGCCAACCAAAAGATACAGCAAGGCTTTGCACCGCTGTTAAGCGGCTTTGAACATATCGCTTATAACGATATAGATGCCTTGACCGCATTTAGCAATGACCCCAATGTGGTTGCAGTTCTGGTTGAACCTGTTCAAGGCGAAGGCGGTGTGAATGTGCCTAAACCAGACTTTTTAAGCAAGATTCGCGAGATCTGCGACCATAATCGCTGGCTGATGATGGTCGACGAAGTTCAAACGGGCAACGGCAGAACCGGTCAATACTTTGCTTATCAGCATGAAGCTATCTTGCCCGATGTTGTCACCACCGCAAAAGGGCTGGGCAACGGCGTGCCAATTGGCGCCTGCCTCACTCAAGGCTTNGCAGCCAGCTTAATGCAGGCTGGCAGCCATGGGTCAACCTATGGCGGNAACCCCTTAGTCTGTGCNGCNGCATTGGCAACGGTTTCGACTATCATTGACGAAGTTTTGCCTGAGCTTCCAGCAAAGGCAGAATATTTTTCCACGCAGTTACAGCAAAAGCTGGCAGACAGCACTATTGTTGAAGAGGTTCGCAACAAGGGCTTCATGCTTGGCATTAGCCTTAATCGCGACTGTGGTGAACTGGTCAGTATGGCATTAGAGCATGGTCTGTTGATCAATGTGACCGCAGGCCATGTT